CTGCTGGAAATGCTCTTTAAACAATGATTTAATTTAGTTACAGCCTGTACCTTGTTCCTCCCTGTCAAATAAGGTTTCTATTCTGGAATCCTTTGTCCTTaaccagctgctgcagagctgtggagagTTTTATCCGGGATaaatatgagaaaaagaaatatatggACAGAAGCATCGACATCAGCGCCTTCAGGGTGAGTGTGGAGGTCTAAATTagtgatgaaaataatttaaatgttccCTGTGTCAGGAGAAATCCCTTCTCCACGGCTTCTTGCACTTCATGGATTGAATTCCTGCCCAGCGCTGAGATTTGAAGATGCTgagtggggtttttgttgtaGGGAATCTCGTGGAGCTGTTTTCAGgtttgccaggaaaaaaaaaaaaaaaaagaagaagaagaaaaaaaaacaaattcaaaaaaaccaaaacaacaacaataaaaaaaaccaaaacaacaacaaacagaacagcaacaacaaaaaaaaaaaacaaaatgacaaaactacaacaacaaaaaaaaataaataaataaaaccaccaGGATCACAGACATGGCAGAGTTTCAGGGGTTGGAGTTTTTGGGGAAtttaaattcctgttttcttccctctcctggagctttttcatttatgtggatggaagaaggaggaaataaaTCTGCAGGGATAATGATTGGAGGAGATCTTGGAAGGGTTTTATCCAATTTCTTGCTCAGAGCAGGAAATAGCTCAAATTTTACCTCAAATTCAGCTGTTGCTGAGGCATTTTAGATCTGAAGGGTTTTAAATCAGTAACATCACCAGGTGTGAGCTTTTTCTTGCTGtaatcaggaattttttttcccctaatttcggtgatttttaattttttttttttttttctcccctctgccagaaagaaaaagacgACAAATGGAAAAGGAGCAACGAGtcagaaagaaaactggaaCCCATAATCTTTGAGAAGGTGAAAATGGtaagatcaggaaaaaaatcatggagCAGTTGTGGAGACATCcctgaggcagagcagagggattcCAGCCTGCTCTGGGAACATTTTTCTGGCCTCAGTCACACCCTGGGTGTTTTGAATCCCTGGTGGGAGCTTGTTTTGCTCTGCTCAGACACTGAGCAGATGTGCAGGTTGGAATCCAGCTATTccctgctgattttttttttcccagctccagcagctgcttctcccctAGTTTAGACCCTGCTTAGATTTGACAACCTGTTGGGACAATAAAGAATTGGGAAATGTTCActctgaaatttttcattttggttgtGCAAAgagaattttgcttttatttttgagttAAATCTAccgggggggggaaggggaaggggaggatttTAAGGGTTAATCTCATTAAAACCTCTGACATTTCACAAAGCTGCACAAGATTtgtgttgtttcttttcccccagcCTCAAAAGAAAGACGAAACGCAGCAATCCAGGAAAAGTTCCCCCAAATCTGAGCCAGTCATGGATTTGCTGGGCCTGGGTAAGAGAAATTTGTGTCGAAATCGTGGGAATTTGAGGAGTTTCAGTACTAGTTTTCCCAATCCAGGTGAACAATTCCAGGAATGCTGCAGGAATATTCACCTTGAACTGCTGCACTTGGGAAGTTGGTTTGCAGTTGGTTTCCCTTTattccaggagcagctggagggacAAACAAGACCCAGGGGCACTTGGCGAGTGCTGCTCCCATCTCCAGAGGGATGAGGGAGGTGGGGATGAGGTCACTGATGGGGTGGGGTGGCCCTGGTGGCACAGAggtgtccccaggctggggTTGGGTGACGAGTCTGTCCCTGCAGACGCTCCGGTGACAACGGCCGTCACCAACGGCAGGCccagcagcctggagaaggatcTGGATCTCTTTGCATCCATGGGATCCAGCTCAGACTCCAGGAAGGTGAGCTGGGAAAAGCTTGTTTGGGTCATAGAGGCACAGGATGAtttgggatggaggggatgtTAAAGAGCAAGGGACGTCTTGCACTGTGCCACTGTTTCAATTGTCTGCCCTAAATCTTTCTTCATCTAAATTTCCCTTCGTtaaatccccaaaatctccctctTCCCTGTGGAAGCCATgaccccagcacatccctggaTGGGGGTGGATgttcccccattttcccctggTGCTGGACTGTGCCCTGATCCTGTCCCTTTGTCCCAGGTCGTTGGCTCCATGCCAACCTCTGGAAGCGCCGGCTCCGTTCCCGAAAATCTGAATCTCTTCCCGGAGCCTGGAGGCAAAGGGGAGGAAGTGGGGAAGAAGCAGCTCTCCAAAGACTCCATCCTGTCCCTGTATGGCTCCCAAACATCCCAGGTGCCAGCACAAGGTAACCCTGGCTTGAGCTGGGACCTGCAGAGCTCCGGGGAAGGGTGGCTGGGGTGTCCTTGGAGCTGACAAACTTCCAGAAGTGGGAATGTGGCTCATCCctgagaatcccagaatggggtgggtgggaagggaatgCAAAGCTCATCCTGTTCCAGGCTTGcacttcccactatcccagtttgctccaagaccttcccagcctggctttgggcatttccagggatccagggacagccagagctgctctgggaaatccatcccagcccctcaccagcctcaggggaagaattccttcccagtatccaacCCAACTCTGGCACTGGGAATAGTGGAAGAATTCCTCCCCAGTATCCAACCCAACCCTGGCACTGGGAATCCATTTCCCCATGTCCCTGCCCAAATTTCCTCTCCATCTTTGTTGAGAACTGTGAGTTCCCCGAGGAACAGCTCAGTCTGGATATCCCAGCCAGACTGTGACTGCAATTGTGTCGTTCCAGCCCCTGAACTgattctccccttccctccctccctgcctttcccaggaGCGATGTTCATGGCGCCAGCTCAGCTGGGTTATCCCACCTCTCCCTACCCCGGATTCCCAGGAGTTCCCCCTTCCAGCAGCATCATGGGGGGCATAATGGCCCCATCCGTGGGGATGCtggcccagcctggagctgctggcatggTGGCCCCCGTGGCTATCCCAGCAGGCTACGTGGGCAACGTGCTGGGCGTTCCCAACGGGATGATGGGGGCCCAGCAGCCCGGCTACGTGGCCGGAGTGGCCGCGGTGCCCCAGCCCGTGTACGGcgtgcagccagcacagcagctgcagtggaaCCTCGCCCAGGTGAGGGGGAGGCACCTGGAGGAGTTTTCCTGCAAGTTGGAGGGTCGGTAgagggaagggatttgggggatgTCCCGGGGTTTGCGCTCGGTGCGGGATGTGTTAAGGTGGATGTGAATGCTTTGttggagcagctgggaattGCAGGGTAGGGGGGGGTTGGAAAACAATTCTGAGTCCAGTCCCAGTCTCatatcccagcccagagcccatGGGCACCTCTGGGGTGGGGGGTCCCAAACTTCCCTGAGCGATTCCAAGGCCTGGCCACGTTAtccatgcagaaattcctgctgaaatcCAACCTGTCCTGAAGATCTCCCATTCCTGGGGACCCCAAACTTCCCTGAGCGATTCCAAGGCCTGGCCActttttccat
Above is a genomic segment from Cinclus cinclus chromosome 26, bCinCin1.1, whole genome shotgun sequence containing:
- the SMAP2 gene encoding stromal membrane-associated protein 2 isoform X1: MTGKSVRDVERYQAVLAGLLAEDENKFCADCQAKGPRWASWNIGVFICIRCAGIHRNLGVHISRVKSVNLDQWTQEQIQCVQEMGNGKANRLYEAYLPENFRRPQTDQAVESFIRDKYEKKKYMDRSIDISAFRKEKDDKWKRSNESERKLEPIIFEKVKMPQKKDETQQSRKSSPKSEPVMDLLGLDAPVTTAVTNGRPSSLEKDLDLFASMGSSSDSRKVVGSMPTSGSAGSVPENLNLFPEPGGKGEEVGKKQLSKDSILSLYGSQTSQVPAQGAMFMAPAQLGYPTSPYPGFPGVPPSSSIMGGIMAPSVGMLAQPGAAGMVAPVAIPAGYVGNVLGVPNGMMGAQQPGYVAGVAAVPQPVYGVQPAQQLQWNLAQVTQQMAGMNFYGANGMMGYGQSMGGGGGGGGGAAQGSNPSLSSPLWK
- the SMAP2 gene encoding stromal membrane-associated protein 2 isoform X3, coding for MTGKSVRDVERYQAVLAGLLAEDENKFCADCQAKGPRWASWNIGVFICIRCAGIHRNLGVHISRVKSVNLDQWTQEQIQCVQEMGNGKANRLYEAYLPENFRRPQTDQAVESFIRDKYEKKKYMDRSIDISAFRKEKDDKWKRSNESERKLEPIIFEKPQKKDETQQSRKSSPKSEPVMDLLGLDAPVTTAVTNGRPSSLEKDLDLFASMGSSSDSRKVVGSMPTSGSAGSVPENLNLFPEPGGKGEEVGKKQLSKDSILSLYGSQTSQVPAQGAMFMAPAQLGYPTSPYPGFPGVPPSSSIMGGIMAPSVGMLAQPGAAGMVAPVAIPAGYVGNVLGVPNGMMGAQQPGYVAGVAAVPQPVYGVQPAQQLQWNLAQVTQQMAGMNFYGANGMMGYGQSMGGGGGGGGGAAQGSNPSLSSPLWK
- the SMAP2 gene encoding stromal membrane-associated protein 2 isoform X5, whose amino-acid sequence is MGNGKANRLYEAYLPENFRRPQTDQAVESFIRDKYEKKKYMDRSIDISAFRKEKDDKWKRSNESERKLEPIIFEKVKMPQKKDETQQSRKSSPKSEPVMDLLGLDAPVTTAVTNGRPSSLEKDLDLFASMGSSSDSRKVVGSMPTSGSAGSVPENLNLFPEPGGKGEEVGKKQLSKDSILSLYGSQTSQVPAQGAMFMAPAQLGYPTSPYPGFPGVPPSSSIMGGIMAPSVGMLAQPGAAGMVAPVAIPAGYVGNVLGVPNGMMGAQQPGYVAGVAAVPQPVYGVQPAQQLQWNLAQVTQQMAGMNFYGANGMMGYGQSMGGGGGGGGGAAQGSNPSLSSPLWK
- the SMAP2 gene encoding stromal membrane-associated protein 2 isoform X4 produces the protein MNWWETLCCLFPGPRWASWNIGVFICIRCAGIHRNLGVHISRVKSVNLDQWTQEQIQCVQEMGNGKANRLYEAYLPENFRRPQTDQAVESFIRDKYEKKKYMDRSIDISAFRKEKDDKWKRSNESERKLEPIIFEKVKMPQKKDETQQSRKSSPKSEPVMDLLGLDAPVTTAVTNGRPSSLEKDLDLFASMGSSSDSRKVVGSMPTSGSAGSVPENLNLFPEPGGKGEEVGKKQLSKDSILSLYGSQTSQVPAQGAMFMAPAQLGYPTSPYPGFPGVPPSSSIMGGIMAPSVGMLAQPGAAGMVAPVAIPAGYVGNVLGVPNGMMGAQQPGYVAGVAAVPQPVYGVQPAQQLQWNLAQVTQQMAGMNFYGANGMMGYGQSMGGGGGGGGGAAQGSNPSLSSPLWK
- the SMAP2 gene encoding stromal membrane-associated protein 2 isoform X2, encoding MTGKSVRDVERYQAVLAGLLAEDENKFCADCQAKGPRWASWNIGVFICIRCAGIHRNLGVHISRVKSVNLDQWTQEQIQCVQEMGNGKANRLYEAYLPENFRRPQTDQAVESFIRDKYEKKKYMDRSIDISAFRKEKDDKWKRSNESERKLEPIIFEKVKMPQKKDETQQSRKSSPKSEPVMDLLGLDAPVTTAVTNGRPSSLEKDLDLFASMGSSSDSRKVVGSMPTSGSAGSVPENLNLFPEPGGKGEEVGKKQLSKDSILSLYGSQTSQVPAQAMFMAPAQLGYPTSPYPGFPGVPPSSSIMGGIMAPSVGMLAQPGAAGMVAPVAIPAGYVGNVLGVPNGMMGAQQPGYVAGVAAVPQPVYGVQPAQQLQWNLAQVTQQMAGMNFYGANGMMGYGQSMGGGGGGGGGAAQGSNPSLSSPLWK